The Methanobacteriaceae archaeon genome includes a region encoding these proteins:
- a CDS encoding ABC transporter substrate-binding protein has product MNKKITFVLVLALAACLMVGAVSAGFFDFLGGEGDSVKIGYLPSDHDAALFVADAKGMFKDNNITVELVQFNNGGDLMTAMASGEVDVGYLGITPVLSSVAKGVPVKIVSSAQTEGSGIVVTKDSGIKTPADLKGKSIATPGEASIQHALLVYYLNQTGLTVDDLNVSAMKVPSMNDALKTGQIDGIVTYQPYVSIAANQSNSEILANSTEILPKHPCCVVAASDNFIKDHEAELKIIVKVHENATKFINKNIESGDVDKIVKLLPEDIVSDANLEADSLISFPFIYGIDDGFKSDVDAFQQLEVSIGLLNSTIPQDKLYWQA; this is encoded by the coding sequence GAATAAAAAAATTACATTCGTTTTAGTTTTAGCACTTGCAGCATGTTTGATGGTTGGTGCTGTCAGTGCAGGATTCTTTGATTTCTTAGGAGGGGAGGGTGACTCTGTAAAAATAGGTTACTTACCTTCCGACCACGATGCAGCACTTTTTGTTGCTGATGCCAAAGGTATGTTTAAAGACAACAACATCACTGTTGAACTTGTACAATTCAACAATGGTGGTGACTTAATGACTGCTATGGCAAGTGGAGAAGTCGATGTAGGTTATCTTGGTATTACTCCAGTATTATCTTCAGTAGCAAAAGGAGTTCCTGTTAAAATAGTTTCTTCTGCTCAAACTGAAGGTTCAGGTATTGTTGTAACTAAAGACTCTGGAATTAAAACTCCTGCAGATTTAAAAGGAAAATCTATTGCAACTCCTGGTGAAGCATCTATTCAACATGCTTTACTTGTTTACTACTTAAATCAGACTGGTTTAACTGTTGATGATTTAAATGTATCTGCAATGAAAGTTCCTTCAATGAATGATGCTTTAAAAACAGGTCAAATTGATGGTATTGTTACCTATCAGCCTTATGTATCCATTGCTGCAAACCAAAGCAATTCCGAAATTTTAGCTAACTCAACTGAAATATTGCCAAAACACCCTTGCTGTGTTGTTGCTGCTTCAGACAATTTCATTAAAGATCATGAAGCTGAATTAAAAATTATTGTTAAAGTTCATGAAAATGCAACTAAATTCATCAATAAAAATATTGAATCTGGCGATGTTGATAAAATCGTAAAACTCTTACCTGAAGATATTGTTTCTGATGCTAATCTTGAAGCAGATTCTTTAATCAGTTTCCCATTTATCTATGGTATTGATGATGGCTTTAAATCAGATGTTGATGCTTTCCAACAACTTGAAGTAAGTATTGGTCTTTTAAACAGTACAATTCCTCAAGACAAATTATACTGGCAAGCATAG
- a CDS encoding DUF447 family protein: MNDLSEIGIEKNIHYECITTTIDKNGKKNAGAFGFQYLGGDKVYCSIFEGSKTLKNILDTNEYVVNITQNPLVFTYSTLDCLDDEYYTDDDDIAIIKNTPAFIIVDVDEIEIKTPENFPIQGDNNIYSIVGKIRKVAINDKKASPFNRGMPALIESLVNFSRYKMVGEDERKVYMDRLIENQRVINKVSDEKTKKAIEKLKIEYEKN, from the coding sequence ATGAATGACTTATCCGAAATTGGAATTGAAAAAAACATTCATTATGAATGCATCACCACCACAATTGATAAAAACGGTAAAAAAAATGCCGGAGCATTTGGATTTCAGTATTTAGGTGGAGATAAAGTATACTGCAGCATCTTTGAAGGGTCAAAAACATTAAAAAACATACTTGATACTAATGAATATGTAGTTAACATTACACAAAATCCATTAGTTTTCACATACTCTACACTAGATTGTTTAGACGATGAATATTATACTGACGATGATGACATAGCTATCATTAAAAACACCCCAGCTTTCATTATTGTGGATGTTGATGAGATAGAGATTAAGACTCCTGAAAATTTCCCAATTCAGGGTGACAATAACATCTATTCAATTGTTGGAAAAATAAGAAAAGTAGCCATAAACGACAAAAAGGCATCTCCATTTAACAGAGGCATGCCTGCACTTATTGAATCTCTTGTTAATTTTTCAAGATACAAAATGGTCGGCGAAGATGAAAGAAAAGTTTATATGGACAGATTAATTGAAAATCAAAGAGTCATTAACAAGGTTTCAGACGAAAAAACAAAAAAAGCTATTGAAAAGCTAAAAATAGAATACGAAAAAAATTAA
- a CDS encoding acetate--CoA ligase family protein, whose amino-acid sequence MIDLNKMFKPESVAVIGASNTPGKVGYIIVDNLINDGFEGEIYPVNPRGGEILGKTAYENIKDVPGKVDLAIITIPSPFVNTAVKECGECGIENMVVITAGFKEVGEEGAKLEEELVSLGKEYGINIIGPNSLGITDSHTPLNGSFSQMMPPKGNMAFISQSGAMMVAIIDWSIASGIGFSKVISLGNKAGVSEIELLQYLAEDDETNVIICYLESISDDEDFVRTMRETAHKKPIIVLKSGSSSAGAEAASSHTGALAGSDLAFDTAFRQSGILRVETMAELFDLGLAFSKAPLPRGDNVAIITNAGGGGVLTVDAMEKAGLKLVQFDEETTAKLKECVTEEGSAKNPIDVLGDAPVSRYKESLEIVLSQDEVDSIIVMVCPTASADPDGIANAILEESKEFDKPIVVVNMGGPSFENANNLLRENGVPTYVFPETAVTALKAMTQYAKLEDKVYDDVVENVSDVDKDAVKAIFDKVKADGRDTLLGSEAYAVAEAYGISAAPIKLSTSADEAADLAEEMEFPVVLKIASDKILHKSDIGGVKVGINSPEEAKETYEEIIANAKAAHPDIIPDGVEVQKMMDSGEEVIVGMIRDQQFGPMIAFGMGGIYVNLIEDVSFNLAKGMTSQEIDEQINSTKVSKLLEGYRGEAACDVEEVKEAIKRVARLTLDFPEISELDINPIFVYEEGSSALDIKIKL is encoded by the coding sequence ATGATAGATCTCAATAAAATGTTTAAACCTGAATCTGTGGCAGTTATTGGTGCATCCAATACTCCTGGAAAAGTTGGATACATCATTGTTGACAATTTGATCAATGATGGATTTGAAGGCGAAATCTACCCTGTAAACCCAAGAGGTGGAGAGATTTTAGGTAAAACAGCATATGAAAATATAAAAGATGTTCCTGGAAAAGTAGACCTTGCAATTATCACAATTCCATCCCCATTCGTAAACACAGCTGTTAAAGAATGTGGTGAATGTGGTATTGAAAACATGGTAGTTATTACTGCTGGTTTCAAAGAAGTAGGTGAAGAAGGTGCTAAATTAGAAGAAGAATTAGTATCCCTCGGTAAAGAATATGGAATAAATATTATTGGACCTAACAGTTTAGGAATTACAGATTCCCACACTCCATTAAACGGATCATTTTCACAAATGATGCCACCTAAAGGAAATATGGCATTCATCTCTCAAAGTGGAGCTATGATGGTAGCTATCATCGACTGGAGTATTGCTTCTGGAATTGGATTTAGTAAAGTTATCAGTTTAGGTAACAAAGCAGGAGTAAGTGAAATTGAACTCTTACAATACTTAGCAGAAGATGACGAAACCAATGTTATTATTTGTTACTTAGAATCCATCTCCGATGATGAAGACTTTGTAAGAACCATGAGAGAAACCGCTCACAAAAAACCAATTATTGTACTTAAATCAGGTTCAAGTTCTGCGGGAGCAGAAGCTGCATCCTCCCACACTGGAGCACTTGCAGGAAGTGACCTCGCATTTGATACTGCATTCCGTCAATCCGGAATCCTTCGTGTTGAAACCATGGCTGAATTGTTCGACTTAGGTTTAGCATTTTCAAAAGCACCTCTCCCAAGAGGAGACAACGTTGCTATCATTACCAACGCTGGTGGTGGAGGAGTACTTACCGTAGACGCAATGGAAAAAGCAGGATTAAAACTTGTTCAATTTGATGAAGAAACTACTGCTAAATTAAAAGAATGCGTAACTGAAGAAGGAAGTGCAAAAAACCCTATTGACGTATTAGGAGACGCTCCTGTAAGCAGATACAAAGAATCATTAGAAATTGTATTAAGTCAAGATGAAGTTGACAGTATTATCGTAATGGTTTGTCCTACCGCATCTGCAGACCCAGATGGAATTGCAAACGCAATCTTAGAAGAAAGCAAAGAATTCGACAAACCTATTGTTGTAGTAAACATGGGTGGTCCATCCTTTGAAAACGCAAACAATCTCTTAAGAGAAAACGGAGTACCAACTTATGTATTCCCTGAAACTGCAGTAACTGCTCTTAAAGCAATGACTCAATATGCTAAACTCGAAGATAAAGTATATGATGATGTTGTTGAAAACGTAAGTGACGTTGACAAAGACGCTGTAAAAGCAATCTTTGACAAAGTTAAAGCTGACGGCAGAGACACTTTACTCGGTAGTGAAGCATACGCAGTAGCTGAAGCATACGGAATTTCCGCAGCACCTATTAAATTATCTACCAGTGCTGATGAAGCAGCAGATCTTGCAGAAGAAATGGAATTCCCAGTTGTACTTAAAATTGCATCCGATAAAATTTTACACAAATCCGATATCGGTGGTGTAAAAGTAGGAATCAACAGCCCAGAAGAAGCTAAAGAAACCTACGAAGAAATTATCGCAAATGCAAAAGCAGCACACCCAGACATTATCCCTGATGGTGTAGAAGTACAAAAAATGATGGATTCCGGTGAAGAAGTAATCGTTGGTATGATTCGTGACCAACAATTCGGACCTATGATTGCATTTGGTATGGGTGGAATCTACGTTAACCTTATTGAAGACGTTTCATTCAACCTTGCAAAAGGTATGACCTCACAAGAAATTGATGAACAAATCAACAGCACCAAAGTATCCAAATTACTTGAAGGATACAGAGGAGAAGCTGCTTGTGATGTCGAAGAAGTTAAAGAAGCTATTAAAAGAGTAGCTAGATTAACTTTAGACTTCCCAGAAATATCCGAGTTAGACATCAACCCAATCTTCGTTTACGAAGAAGGTTCCAGTGCACTCGATATTAAAATCAAATTATAA
- a CDS encoding DUF2121 domain-containing protein: protein MSLIIAYIGKKGCVMAADKRRIGYFGDKENLDLLEEELYSGSINSDDDFLNRASELGISVKITDDASKLKTVGNCIRGEVSTKGTMETKRRRIYGTTNGYQIIELLGSQTKSRNAGKSGIVIFGNNFAKKMAQNLVSKKVKSFKSLRYIGDVFEDILKEVSSKTPTVGKNFDVLMQQPNFNESEAQKHLDLTIDHDIKVLTKFRQELTEQLVQQSIEIEMASKIIEKGSIGRVVNVDGNMIFVQLNEKTQAMDTNWKKQLAAPGQNVLMFSEGLSAAIGDEVVIENGNLCLKKDKSSLKCDIILCSL from the coding sequence ATGAGCTTAATTATTGCATATATAGGTAAAAAAGGATGTGTAATGGCTGCTGATAAAAGAAGAATAGGATATTTTGGTGATAAAGAGAATTTAGACTTATTGGAAGAAGAATTATATAGTGGATCAATCAACAGTGATGATGATTTTTTAAATAGAGCATCTGAATTAGGTATCTCAGTTAAGATTACTGATGATGCAAGTAAATTAAAAACCGTTGGAAACTGTATTCGTGGTGAAGTAAGTACCAAAGGAACAATGGAAACAAAAAGAAGAAGGATTTACGGAACTACAAACGGTTATCAAATCATCGAACTGTTAGGTTCACAGACAAAATCACGTAATGCTGGAAAAAGCGGAATTGTAATTTTCGGTAACAATTTTGCAAAGAAAATGGCTCAAAATTTAGTTTCTAAAAAAGTAAAGAGTTTCAAAAGCTTAAGATACATTGGAGATGTATTTGAAGATATTTTAAAAGAAGTGTCTTCTAAAACCCCAACTGTTGGTAAAAACTTTGATGTTTTAATGCAACAGCCTAATTTCAATGAATCTGAAGCCCAAAAACACTTGGACTTAACTATCGATCATGATATTAAAGTATTAACTAAATTCAGACAAGAACTCACAGAACAACTTGTACAGCAATCTATTGAAATTGAAATGGCAAGTAAAATTATAGAAAAAGGCAGTATCGGACGTGTTGTTAATGTTGATGGAAACATGATTTTTGTCCAGTTAAATGAAAAAACACAAGCTATGGACACCAACTGGAAAAAACAACTTGCAGCACCTGGTCAGAATGTCTTAATGTTTAGTGAAGGTTTAAGTGCAGCTATTGGAGATGAAGTAGTTATTGAAAATGGTAATTTGTGCCTTAAAAAGGACAAGTCATCTTTAAAATGTGATATTATTTTATGTTCTTTATAA
- a CDS encoding MBL fold metallo-hydrolase has protein sequence MKITFLGSGGGRFSAISQRRMTGGFRIDNLGGKNYHVDPGPGALVRTYQFGFDPRNLSGVFVSHAHTDHYNDAEILIEAMTRGMTKHNGTIFGSGSVLNGYEDWGPCISKYHQSKSKSVVLEPSKVHEVDSIKVKGTAIQHGDPKGAGFQIDYNGFKLSYTSDTGYFDGLAKEHKGADILIASVLRPGEKSIPGHMCSRNFIDLIEEVQPKVAVMTHLGLKMISNNPVVEAKNISKKTGIKTISAFDGLSFNINYNNPRKFRLISLKDVESSMHSTSHKLFNSGRRNSYQTSFKNKEFDELSIIKRN, from the coding sequence ATGAAAATTACATTTTTAGGAAGTGGTGGTGGACGTTTTTCCGCCATCTCTCAAAGAAGGATGACTGGAGGGTTCAGGATTGATAATCTTGGAGGTAAAAATTATCATGTTGACCCAGGTCCAGGAGCACTTGTTAGAACATACCAGTTTGGATTTGATCCACGTAATTTAAGTGGTGTTTTTGTATCTCATGCCCATACTGACCATTATAATGATGCTGAGATACTGATAGAAGCTATGACAAGAGGTATGACAAAGCACAATGGTACAATATTTGGAAGTGGCAGTGTATTAAACGGCTATGAAGACTGGGGTCCATGCATTTCCAAGTACCACCAATCAAAATCCAAGTCAGTAGTTTTAGAACCAAGTAAGGTTCATGAAGTTGACTCAATTAAAGTAAAAGGTACTGCAATCCAGCATGGTGATCCTAAAGGAGCAGGATTTCAGATAGACTATAATGGGTTTAAATTGTCTTACACTTCAGATACTGGTTATTTTGACGGTTTGGCAAAAGAGCATAAAGGTGCAGATATTCTTATTGCCAGTGTATTAAGACCTGGTGAAAAATCAATACCTGGACATATGTGTTCACGTAATTTCATTGATTTAATTGAAGAAGTACAGCCAAAAGTAGCTGTAATGACTCATTTAGGTCTTAAAATGATATCCAACAACCCTGTTGTTGAAGCTAAAAACATTTCTAAAAAAACAGGTATTAAAACAATCTCTGCATTTGACGGATTGTCATTTAACATAAACTACAATAATCCAAGAAAATTCAGATTGATTTCGCTTAAGGATGTTGAATCCTCAATGCACAGTACAAGCCACAAATTATTCAACAGTGGTAGAAGAAACTCATATCAAACTTCCTTTAAAAACAAGGAGTTTGACGAGCTTTCAATAATAAAAAGAAACTAA